ATAATGCGGATACTTGATAACTGTATTAGCTAATATCTTGAACAATCCGAAAACCAGCGTGTTGATAGAAATTCGGACGGAACCAATTGCGATAATATTTCAAAGCTTCTGTGCCGTTTGTAATCCAGCATCCCCCTAACATCATTTGATGGTCGTTATCAAAAAAGATGGCTGAATTATCTTCATAAAGGAAATGGGGTTCATATCCTGAAAGGGGGTTTAAATTATCACTCAACCATTCCCAAACATTCCCCCGCAAATCATAAAGTCCAGAGTAACTTTTTGCCGTTTCTAACATTCCAACAGGACTCGGTGAACCGAATTTAAAATTGAGATTATAATTGTCTACATCTCCTACTAAACCATTACCGTAAGTGGCGACATTGTACTCGGCTTCATTCATTAACCGAGTTCCTTCACCTTTCCAACGACAATAAGCCATTGCTTCATAGTA
This DNA window, taken from Planktothrix sp. FACHB-1365, encodes the following:
- a CDS encoding SUMF1/EgtB/PvdO family nonheme iron enzyme: DDPTYGWDIDYGSRTVEVAPFLASKYLITNSEFLDFVKAGGYENQDYWDEKSWQWKTENNIQHPKFWRLEKGSYKYRAQFDEMDLPLDWPAEVNYYEAMAYCRWKGEGTRLMNEAEYNVATYGNGLVGDVDNYNLNFKFGSPSPVGMLETAKSYSGLYDLRGNVWEWLSDNLNPLSGYEPHFLYEDNSAIFFDNDHQMMLGGCWITNGTEALKYYRNWFRPNFYQHAGFRIVQDIS